The Salvelinus sp. IW2-2015 linkage group LG32, ASM291031v2, whole genome shotgun sequence genome includes the window AGAAAAACGAATCATGactcgagtcagtaaaaagagtcgtTCAAAAAGAACGAATCGTTCGAGAACTGCACATCACAACAGGCGCGCGTGCCGTGCTGAGTGCAGTTAACGTGGCatcaattttatgttactttgtaacTATAACATTGATAAGATTCCTGTAAAAAGTATCTGCTTTTCATAGACAAGTATTCTTAGCGTGGTCgttaatatataaacataatttcCCCCCACATAGGTATTTCATTTGGAACAATAAGGACATTTTGTATAGAACTGGTTCAATAATCATATCCTGCTGGTGAGTCAACTTTTTAATGCAGAAGGATTGTTACTCAATTATGAGGAATTTTTATCTCGTTACAATATCCCTGTAACACCTAGAGTTCGCCATagtctttgatgctattccatctggaactcTCATGTTATTTAGAGGTGTAGCCAGACCTCACCTTCTTGACCTACCCTAGATTAATCCAGTTGACTCCAATAGGGTAAATAtgtttctccttgctccctcagaacaacagatctataAGTGCTTTTTTCAAAGGGATATTGTATCCATTCCTTATGTCACAAGTTACTGGAATACATTGGTCACTAATATCTGTTGGGGAAAAGTATGGTTATTACCACACATACTTGCTTGTTAAAAGGTCAaagaggtctctttcagaatgatccataAGTATTATCCTGCgaatcattacctgaagaaaATCAAAAAAGACATTGAGTGTACATTGATTGTACTTTTTGTGTtgagcatccagaaacagtttcGCATTTTTTTTGCCGTTGTCTACATGTAAAACaattatggaaagatattcaattttataattgttaatattcttgatgacttttgtttttttatgggaGAATGTGCTACTCGGTTTCCTTAAccaaagataaagaaaaactattttacCTCATAAATCTAATTGTGCTACTGTAAAAAtgtcatattcataaatgtaaattcactaatAAAAAAACACTCTTCCGTGTTTTCTATAAGGAATTCGAGCAGTTAATTAAGACCATTCAACATTCTTCTGataagaaagctgttaaaacaatcaatatgtgtgtttcttttaaggtctttgtataatCTGTAATTTGTTGTACCCCCTATGTTATCATTGTCTATGTGTGTActtgtatgtatacacacactatTCTACATTAGGAAAAAAAGTGCAGTTAAACTCGGTCTCGCGGTACTTTTTACCTCAGGTTGAACAAGGGGGTAGGTACGCTAGCTACCTAGTGGTTTTGTCTATGACAAAAGTATATCACATGAACATTAGCTACCtataaacacttattttaacaatatataaataatttagaaaTAATTGACAGTACTGTAAAGTTAGGCCGCTACGCTAGCTACTGTAAGTTAGCTAACGACAAACCAACGACGTTCACGATGGCAGCTGGAAAGATGTGTAGTAGGCCAAAaaaacaggagacagcagaggtatGACAACGAAACACTTGATTACTATGAGCTTGTATAAATGTATATCGACATTAATATACGTTTCACTCGGTGAAACGGAGAAAACGTACTTTCAATCTCGGCAATGATATTAGCTGGCATAGTTAGCTAGTTTAGGTCAGTTCTGTCATCAGTCAGTCATCTGGCGTACTCAAGTGGTCTTGCTTGAGAACTGCACTGTCATTGAACATCCCACCAGATTCGGAAATTATTTTCCCCCTCTGTAGTGGACCAGTTTATTTCAAAACGAACTGAAAACTGAAGAAaagtccctggtctttgtgaagCGAATGATGGCCCTCGCCGTTTCTTCCATCACATATCTCAGAGGAATATTCCCGGAGGACGCCTACAGATCTCGATATCTAGAAGGTGATGTGAGGGCAGTTAAGGTTATTTTCCAAAGACATGTTGTTTAAAAATGATGTAAACAAGCCATGCATAACGTTAATTGTGTCACCTCTCACCACACGACCAAAAATAATACTGTCTTTATCATAGTGTCTTTTTCAGCAACTGTTTTTATGTATCCACCAGATTTATGCATCAAAGTTTTACGAGAAGACTGCACAACACCTGGTGTCTGCAAAATTGTAAAGTGGTAAGTACACTATTTTGCAGGACAGACATAATTCAAGTTCATACAAAACAGCAGCTTCCCACATCAGACAACACTCAAATTACATTTGATGGTGGTCATATTCTgacattaaattattattttgaagGCTGATGGGGTGCTTCGACGCATTAGAGAGAGGATATGTAAGTACAGGACCTTATGGTTCTTTTGAATGTGTTTcatcattttgttttgttttaacagACAACTTGTGGCTATTTTCTTATCTTTTTACAGCTTCAGGTTGTGTTCATTGGGGTAGGTGAATCTAGAtctacaaaatacatattttgaccTCAACTGTTGTATTTAAAAATGGTCTCACTATTTCAATGAAATGGAAGCTTTATAATTTGTATAATATCATATGCAGGTCTGCACCAATCCAGATAATCCCAACGTAAGTTCTCACTCCTTAaaacccttcacacacacacaaacctaagtTCCCTGAAGTTCTATTGCTTCTAAAATATAAATGGTTGCTTCTCCCTCCATTAGTGCATCATTGAGTCATACCAGTTCAAGTTCACATACACAGACAAAGGACCACAGATGGACATTCTGAGGTGAATTTGTGGCTTCAATCTTCTCGTTTAAGCTTTGATTCAGCCTAAGATAAATATCTGATCTCCTTTTGAATCCCCAGAAACCAGAATGTGGAGATGCAGATCACAATGGAGGATACCAAGAAGGCCTCTGTCCTCTTGATCAGGAAGCTGTTTCTCCTCATGCAGAACTTGGACGTGCTCCCCAATGACGTCTGCCTCACCATGAAGCTCTATTACTTTGACGACAGTAAGGCAAatccctttgtttttgttgacagtAAGGATTACTACTGTATATGTCTacggctgttacggtgaccgtattactgccacaccggcagtcaggAGTCATGattgcagtcaaattccatgtgaccatgAGTCACAGTAACTAGGTTTCTCCAAAACTCTGATGCTtatgatggtcattagtagcctaccaaacttgctaactgacCAGTTGTTAATATTCGGTACTCAGCATTCTAGCGTCCcactaatcactctgacatcaatgcaaatgcattcGAAAATCCAAACAAACACTTCATCCAAacaaatttattggtcacatacacatatttagcagatgttcttgtgggtgtagcgaaatgcttgtctgcgggtgtagtgaaatgcttgtaatgtagcgaaatgcttctcaTGAGAGCCTTGGCATTCAGAGTTTGAGCGGAAAAGGATCACCTATTGCGCAGTGAGTGCCAGCGCCTCATATctggttgatgcatggaataaaataaatgttcctgttgcgcaacatttgtataggctatgcaattgcgtgagaaaacagagttttgatggcctctattattAAAAAAAGGAAGATCTCATGAGCTTTCTATAGtcttggcctactgtatgtatttcccaactttcctaatattaagcacattgcttcgctttacgatcaaagtagcctacctggctggcctGAAAATTAACCACTGGAAAAGCGTCCTCCCATTTGCTTTTCaagtgcatacagatgacatgtattttttttaccttgtccctgttccgacaggtgcatgataatggcccattctaaatcaaaactaattttacacatattatttagtatatgtaaagacaagattaaattgaaaaTAGCCTGAATGGTAAGAATATTATCAAATCATAGTTGTATGCACcctgtagcctagcccataggcttatacagtgccttcggaaagtattcagaccctttgactttttctacaatttgtttacgttacagccttattcttaaattgattaaacctttcttaattttttttttttttgctaatttataactgaaatatcacataagtattcagaccttttactcagtgctttgttgaagcacctttggcagtgattacagtctcaagtcttcttgggtatgacacaagcttggcacacctgtatttgggggagtttctcccaatcttctctgcagatcctctcaagctctgtcaggttagatggggagtgttgttgcacagctaatttcaggtctctccagagatgttctatcaggttcaagtccgggctctggctgggccactcaaggacattcagagactccactgagtgtggacctcagttcatctttcaatcacccacgtgggaaTATTCTCcttaaaaccaatgaggagatgggagaggcaggacttgcagtgcgtcacacgtcacaaatagaaccaagttctattttagcgcctggctaagGAGACGCTCGTTGACATACGCGAGCAGtctgggtgcaatgattgaataacatgtatgtgtacatttattttgcaatgcgcGCACGACgcaagcggtgtggtcagcatgttagaatgTATTAGAAATCAAACATATagcctaaggtttgtatcacaactaaagttgcataaataactttTAAGCATttggaggacctgtttctttaactgctcaacacagaattctgtgttgagcagttaaagAAACAGAAACCTCAAATTGTTAAAGTTAAAGAaacctcaaattgtttggggaaaaatatcctttccattttaatcagctatgttcaattgtattgttagtactataaaataattccactggaattataagcaaatcttgcctgctaaatgaactagtgtagcccacagccagatggcatagccagatcagggcctaacataactCAGAATATGCTCTTCTGATTTTCTTCATTTCATCTTTCTTTAGAACTATCTAAAATAATGGGTTTATTGTGATGCTGTAGGCTATACTATATGGATTTATTAGacgttttaaaatgtagatgttccaaaggtccacatcagtg containing:
- the zte38 gene encoding zebrafish testis-expressed 38 isoform X2 — encoded protein: MAAGKMCSRPKKQETAEWTSLFQNELKTEEKSLVFVKRMMALAVSSITYLRGIFPEDAYRSRYLEDLCIKVLREDCTTPGVCKIVKWLMGCFDALERGYLQVVFIGVCTNPDNPNCIIESYQFKFTYTDKGPQMDILRNQNVEMQITMEDTKKASVLLIRKLFLLMQNLDVLPNDVCLTMKLYYFDDITPADYEPPGFKEGVNDNLWFEGMAVHFRVGEVHTPFHTLKVRVAAEQGRVEKLQEGNYLKESQVSTATQSTLPGLAPTGAQDPDNERYKEDDFPSEDESAQFKKPKKPVAKSKGAASKLAKKKGRKEQ
- the zte38 gene encoding zebrafish testis-expressed 38 isoform X1, which produces MAAGKMCSRPKKQETAEWTSLFQNELKTEEKSLVFVKRMMALAVSSITYLRGIFPEDAYRSRYLEDLCIKVLREDCTTPGVCKIVKWLMGCFDALERGYLQVVFIGVCTNPDNPNCIIESYQFKFTYTDKGPQMDILRNQNVEMQITMEDTKKASVLLIRKLFLLMQNLDVLPNDVCLTMKLYYFDDITPADYEPPGFKEGVNDNLWFEGMAVHFRVGEVHTPFHTLKVRVAAEQGRVEKLQEGNYLKESQVSTATQSTLPGLAPTGAQDPDNERYKEDDFPSEDESAQFKKPKKPVAKVSEFVGSWLVVINNGFRVVYLEEKKIELHG